In one Mus pahari chromosome 21, PAHARI_EIJ_v1.1, whole genome shotgun sequence genomic region, the following are encoded:
- the Kiaa0408 gene encoding uncharacterized protein KIAA0408 homolog: MSSSSPEADTNTVAMDPHEQRESTEDNRHKEKMELLDQFDKERKEWESQWKIMQKKIEELCQEVKLQRKMNMNEYSKVIDLHRDQDKIEFPPNHLNSGQCKLRMLNYREDPEKEKKTERDFLGEESQGSPEQNIHGETKMEFWNPLATDRKACEPWAAEDTSKEKKDFSVALNTALEELAKVSEELCTFQEEIQKRSDHRRMKSDPVLQEMLKAIPVPPEDHLISNGQGILPTSLEKEMQRKNLSCACGLQNNSTNNCGIGTTGLQRSETPPTPPPRSTSRNLPSSYYEQAQEKLKESLYHGWVAYEIQDKTARNPHFLLRQSPLFPQEGKSLKDSTMFSSWTPEVKIDRNPPGNKDIGLNLWSCDTILGTKESPSRPSQKASFTSSGAKFEKVFPDNPMKLHLDLHVKNDFLPSVTQRDPVRSYNCNFEPTPRNEKLATKIDEFNRTVFRTDRSCQAVQQSESYTKLPDTLNTCDISTAQRAYLSESNSGTSVLKASDDVSGPIENVFSDPTKIYSAGLVKQVQMRESPSSYQLMLHEHDWRSSNFSSRPRSADPRSNYGVVEKLLKTYETDTRSALQNSKCFRNNWTKCGSDESIAVKASNGKGFSRPARPANRRLPSRWASRSPSAPLALRRTAHRYKVSLQTEA; encoded by the exons atgagCAGCAGCAGTCCTGAGGCTGACACTAACACAGTTGCCATGGACCCTCATGAGCAGAGGGAGAGCACAGAGGACAATCGGCATAAGGAAAAGATGGAGTTACTGGACCAGTttgacaaggaaagaaaagaatgggagAGTCAATGGAAGATCATGCAGAAGAAGATCGAAGAG ctTTGCCAGGAAGTAAAGctgcagagaaaaatgaacatgAATGAATATTCTAAGGTCATTGATCTTCACCGTGATcaagataaaatagaatttccCCCAAATCACCTCAACTCAGGACAATGCAAATTAAGAATGCTGAATTACCGAGAAGatccagaaaaggaaaagaaaacagaaagggattTCCTTGGGGAAGAAAGTCAAGGGTCTCCAGAACAGAACATTCACGGAGAAACCAAGATGGAGTTTTGGAATCCTTTGGCCACAGACAGGAAGGCATGTGAGCCCTGGGCTGCTGAGGACACTTCTAAGgagaaaaaagatttttctgtCGCCCTTAACACA GCTCTCGAAGAACTTGCAAAAGTTAGTGAAGAATTGTGCACCTTTCAAGAGGAAATCCAAAAGCGTTCTGATCACAGAAG GATGAAATCAGATCCTGTTCTCCAGGAAATGCTAAAGGCAATCCCTGTGCCTCCTGAGGACCACTTGATCAGCAATGGCCAGGGCATTCTTCCAACCAGTttggagaaagaaatgcagagaaagaaTCTGAGCTGTGCCTGTGGACTCCAAAACAATTCTACAAACAACTGTGGAATTGGTACAACTGGTTTACAAAGAAGCGAAACTCCACCGACTCCCCCTCCAAGAAGTACCTCTCGAAATCTCCCCAGCTCATATTATGAACAAGCCCaagaaaaactgaaggaaagtttATACCACGGGTGGGTGGCCTATGAGATTCAAGACAAAACAGCTCGCAATCCTCATTTCCTCTTGAGGCAGTCTCCGTTGTTTCCACAAGAAGGCAAGAGTTTGAAAGATAGTACCATGTTTTCCTCTTGGACACCAGAAGTCAAAATAGATAGAAATCCTCCAGGTAACAAAGACATTGGACTTAATTTGTGGTCATGTGATACTATATTAGGTACAAAAGAGAGCCCTTCCAGGCCATCTCAAAAAGCCAGTTTTACCTCCAGTGGAGCAAAATTTGAAAAGGTGTTTCCAGATAACCCTATGAAATTGCATCTTGATCTTCATGTGAAAAATGACTTTCTTCCCTCAGTGACACAGAGGGACCCAGTTAGAAGTTACAACTGCAATTTCGAACCAACTCCAAGGAATGAAAAGCTGGCTACAAAGATTGATGAGTTTAACAGAACTGTTTTTAGAACAGACAGAAGTTGTCAAGCAGTACAGCAAAGTGAAAGCTATACAAAACTGCCTGACACTCTCAATACCTGTGATATCTCCACTGCTCAGAGGGCTTACCTATCAGAAAGTAACAGTGGGACCAGTGTTCTGAAAGCTAGTGACGATGTGTCTGGGCCCATCGAAAATGTGTTCAGTGACCCCACAAAAATATACTCGGCAGGCCTGGTCAAACAAGTGCAGATGCGTGAGAGTCCCAGCAGTTATCAGCTTATGCTCCACGAGCATGACTGGAGATCAAGCAATTTTTCTAGCCGGCCAAGATCAGCTGATCCCAGATCAAATTACGGTGTTGTGGAAAAGCTGCTGAAAACCTATGAGACAGATACAAGATCTGCACTGCAAAACTCAAAATGCTTCAGGAATAACTGGACCAAATGTGGTTCTGAT GAGTCCATAGCAGTGAAAGCCTCCAATGGGAAAGGATTTTCCCGACCTGCTAGACCAGCAAATCGTCGGCTCCCATCCAGATGGGCATCCAGATCACCATCTGCACCCCTAGCCTTGCGGAGGACTGCCCACAGATATAAAGTCTCTCTGCAAACAGAAGCCTAG